Proteins found in one Thermoflexus sp. genomic segment:
- a CDS encoding O-antigen ligase family protein, with protein MNEWFDVRSIPAQRWVVLILGLAAAWGLGWGIAMAGPVLALAGLLGAILIVLVVSSIDIAFFLVLAVIFLLPFGTLPVRLGFTPTLLDLAVLGWLLSGLAWWAAGRIGAPQGTALGFPVLAFLGTTLATFIAGLAHAPLTQTVARRFAEFLLAILSFFWVVTLVRDEIRLARLIRWIIGLGFLTALIAVVLYVLPDARAEEWLLRLQPVGYYQEGGPVLRYILDDPEQPERAIGTAVDPNLLGATLGTLIALTFPQIFARRPAWPRALTVLFLGTMGLALLLTFSRGAFIGTAVAVLLLSLLRYRRLLPLIAASLILIFLLPSTQGYTQHLLAGLRGEDLATRMRFGEYRDALTLISRYPLFGVGFTGVPDVDLYMKVASIYLLLAVQMGLVGLGIFLLVMGIFFATAWNARHAVRNRPDLEPIWLGLHGAVLAALVSGVFDHHFVNFDFHHMVQWFWLLVGLGVAATRIAQFADRPHGLASAHARKGR; from the coding sequence ATGAACGAATGGTTCGACGTTCGCTCGATCCCGGCTCAGAGATGGGTGGTGCTGATCCTGGGCCTGGCCGCCGCCTGGGGGCTGGGCTGGGGGATCGCCATGGCCGGCCCGGTTCTGGCCCTCGCGGGGTTGCTGGGCGCCATCCTCATCGTGCTGGTCGTGAGCTCTATCGATATCGCCTTCTTCCTGGTGCTGGCCGTAATCTTCCTGCTCCCCTTTGGGACGCTCCCGGTCCGACTGGGCTTCACGCCGACCCTGCTGGATCTGGCCGTTCTGGGATGGCTGCTGAGCGGGCTGGCATGGTGGGCCGCCGGACGTATCGGGGCGCCCCAGGGGACGGCGCTGGGTTTCCCCGTGCTGGCCTTCCTGGGCACCACGCTGGCCACCTTCATCGCCGGATTGGCCCACGCTCCCCTCACCCAGACCGTGGCCCGGCGGTTCGCCGAATTCCTGCTGGCCATCCTCTCGTTCTTCTGGGTGGTCACCCTCGTCCGGGACGAGATCCGGCTCGCACGTCTGATCCGATGGATCATCGGCCTTGGGTTTCTGACCGCCCTGATCGCGGTTGTTCTCTATGTGCTGCCAGATGCCCGGGCGGAGGAATGGCTGCTGCGGCTTCAACCGGTGGGATATTACCAGGAAGGCGGTCCCGTGCTCCGCTATATTCTGGACGATCCGGAGCAGCCGGAGCGGGCCATCGGAACAGCGGTGGACCCCAACCTGCTGGGGGCCACGCTGGGAACCCTGATCGCCCTCACCTTCCCCCAGATCTTCGCCCGCCGGCCAGCATGGCCTCGGGCGCTGACGGTCCTGTTCCTGGGGACGATGGGGCTGGCGCTGCTGTTGACGTTCTCGCGCGGCGCCTTCATCGGGACCGCGGTGGCGGTCCTCCTCCTCAGCCTGCTCCGCTATCGGCGGTTGCTTCCCCTGATCGCGGCCAGCCTGATCCTGATCTTCCTGCTTCCCTCCACGCAGGGCTACACCCAGCATCTCCTGGCCGGGCTCCGGGGGGAAGATCTGGCGACCCGCATGCGATTCGGAGAATACCGGGATGCCCTGACCCTCATCTCCCGTTATCCGCTCTTCGGAGTCGGGTTCACCGGAGTGCCGGATGTGGATCTTTACATGAAAGTGGCCAGCATCTATCTGCTGCTCGCGGTCCAGATGGGGCTCGTCGGGTTAGGGATCTTCCTCCTCGTGATGGGGATCTTTTTCGCCACCGCCTGGAACGCGCGGCACGCGGTGCGGAACCGCCCTGATCTGGAGCCCATCTGGCTGGGCCTTCACGGGGCCGTGCTGGCCGCCCTGGTCAGCGGCGTCTTCGACCACCACTTTGTGAATTTCGATTTCCACCATATGGTGCAGTGGTTCTGGCTGCTGGTCGGCCTGGGAGTGGCAGCGACCCGGATCGCCCAATTCGCCGATCGACCCCACGGGCTCGCTTCTGCTCACGCCCGGAAAGGACGCTAG
- a CDS encoding cold-shock protein — protein sequence MAGQRVKGTVRWFNRTKGYGFIRPDEGDRDVFVHYTAIVGQGFRNLEEGERVEFTIRETPKGLQAEQVVRLSE from the coding sequence ATGGCTGGTCAGCGTGTCAAGGGCACCGTCCGCTGGTTCAACCGGACGAAGGGGTATGGCTTCATCCGGCCGGACGAAGGGGACCGAGACGTTTTCGTCCACTACACGGCCATCGTCGGCCAGGGGTTCCGCAACCTCGAGGAAGGCGAGCGGGTGGAGTTCACGATCCGCGAAACGCCCAAGGGTCTCCAGGCCGAGCAAGTCGTCCGCCTGTCCGAATAA
- a CDS encoding inositol monophosphatase family protein, translating to MTAFTSVLDQAYRVAVEAALEAGRILRWHFQRGLEIRYKGEIDLVTEADLASEQAVLARIQSAFPDHRVLAEESGGTDRDSPWLWVVDPLDGTTNFAHGFPVFAVSIAVLHEGQRELAVVYDVMRDELFAARRGEGAFLNGRPIRVTRTPRLEAALLVTGFPYDRQESPLDNTREFIALLKRCHGVLRVGSAALDLASVAAGRLDGYWEFQLSPWDLAAGALLVEEAGGRVTTPLGDPLPPLGTEIVATNGLIHTELLEVLARCRAAIV from the coding sequence ATGACGGCTTTCACCTCGGTGTTAGATCAGGCGTATCGGGTTGCTGTGGAGGCTGCCCTGGAGGCCGGGCGGATCCTCCGCTGGCATTTCCAGCGCGGCCTGGAAATCCGGTATAAGGGCGAGATCGATCTGGTCACCGAAGCCGATCTGGCCTCCGAACAGGCGGTGCTCGCTCGCATCCAGAGCGCCTTTCCGGATCATCGGGTGCTGGCGGAGGAGAGCGGGGGGACCGATCGCGACTCGCCTTGGCTCTGGGTGGTGGATCCCCTGGATGGCACCACGAATTTCGCCCATGGGTTCCCGGTTTTCGCTGTCTCCATCGCCGTGCTCCATGAAGGGCAGCGAGAGCTGGCGGTGGTGTATGACGTGATGCGCGACGAGCTCTTTGCCGCGCGGCGCGGCGAAGGGGCCTTTCTGAACGGACGGCCGATCCGGGTGACCCGAACACCGCGGCTGGAGGCAGCGTTGCTGGTGACCGGGTTTCCATATGATCGTCAGGAATCGCCTCTGGATAACACCCGTGAGTTCATCGCGTTGTTAAAACGTTGCCATGGGGTTCTGCGCGTGGGGTCCGCAGCGCTGGACCTGGCGTCCGTTGCCGCGGGACGCCTGGATGGATACTGGGAGTTCCAGTTAAGCCCCTGGGATCTGGCGGCGGGGGCTTTGCTGGTGGAGGAGGCCGGTGGGCGCGTTACCACCCCCCTGGGGGATCCACTGCCGCCGCTGGGCACCGAGATCGTGGCCACCAATGGCCTGATCCATACGGAGCTTCTGGAGGTTCTGGCCAGGTGTCGGGCGGCCATCGTGTAG